Below is a window of Streptobacillus canis DNA.
TATATCATAACCAAGCCTTTTAATATTTTGTAAGACTTCTAATAAGACTTTACCATTCATACAAAATATAGCTTTTCTACTACCATTATTTTCTAGATATTTTTTTAATTTACATTTCAATTCATCTCCATTTTTTTCTTCATAAATAAATGTATACTTTTCTTTATCATCTATAGAAAATATATTTTTCATCGCTTCTAAATAAGCTTTATGTCTTAAATTTCTTATATTATTACTTAATTCATAACTAAAGAATGCTACTGTGTCAAACTCTTGTTCAAATAAATGTTCCATAGCAGCATATGTAATGCTATAATTATTAATTGTAACAGTATCTATTGTATTTGCTTTATATATACTTCTATCAGCAAGTACTAAAGGTAATTTTTTCTCACTTACTAAATTAATTAAATATTCATCATTACTTCCTGAAGTATTTATAATCAAACCATCTATATTATATGAAATTAAAGATTCTATCGCTTTTATTTCATCTTCTTCATTATTGCTAATTTCAGTAACTAATACCCTGTATCCATTTTTTTGACACACTTCTGATATTCCTTTAAAAATATTACTTGAGAATTGATTTTCAATATCCGCTATAGTACAACCTATTATTTTACTTTGCTTATTCTTCAAACTTCTTGCCATACCATTTGGTACATATTCTAATTCTTTAATACTTTCAGATATTTTTTCTCTTGTTTTTAATGACATAAATTCATATTTACCATTTAAATATCTTGAAACTGTCGTTTTAGATACACCAGCACGTTTAGCAACATCAATTATTGTTGTTTTCATCCAGTTCTCACTTTCTCATTTTTTAGAAACCGTTTTCTAGTTTTTCAATATATTATATCTCTATTTTCCTTAAAGTCAAGAGGGAAAATAAAAAAATTTGATAATTTCGTTTACTTTTTATTTAAAGTAAGAAAAAATGGAACATTCGTTCCATTTTAATCTTCCCAAAAAAGTTCATCTAAACTTTTATCTAATACTTTACAAATTGCTATACATAAATTTATTGTAGGGTTATAGTCTCCCTTTTCGATAGCATTTATTGTTTGTCTTGATACATTTACTAGATCTGCTAGTTGTTGTTGTGACAAATCTTTAAGTGCTCTAGCAGCTTTTAATTTTAAATTTTTCATTATTCTTCATCCTCTTTATGAAATCTATTTCTAATATATACCCCTCCTGCTATTATAAACATCAGAAGTGCTGCAATAAAATTAATAAATGATTTTAAAGTAATTGCTAGAATTAAGTTCATTAATCCTATAGAAATATTTGTAAAATAGAACTTTTTCATATTAGTTTTAGATTGTAGATATGAATCAGTAAATATTGTAAATACTGAAACTATTGCTATACCTACAAGTATAGAAATAAATACAAATTTAGCTAAAGATACTAATTCTACATCATATTTCACTGCGTATAATTGACAAACTAGTGAAAATACAGCCATAAAAATTACCATACCATTAAATCCATATCTGTATCCTAAATTAAGATTTTGTTTTTGTCTTTCATCATATTGACAAGCTATTCTTTTTCTTTTTCTAATTCCTAATATTAATACTACTACCATCCCAACTATAGCACCTGTTACAAAACTTAAGTCTCTAATCATAATTATCATCTCCTTATTTATCTTGATAATAATATACAATATATTTTTTAAATTGTCAAGTATATTTTACATAAAAATATTTATATATTACAAAAAGGCCTTTTCAGGCCTTTATGTATATACTATTTTTTCTCTTTTAAAATTCCTAAGATTACAGCTCCAACTACTGAACCTATTAATATAGCCAATAGGTATAAGAAGAAGTTTGAACTTAAGAACATAACTAATATTCCACCATGTGGTGCTGGTATTTTAATATCAAATAACATAGTTAATGCTCCTGCAAGTGCTGATCCAACTATTGCTCCAGGTAAAACTCTTAATGGATTTGCTGCAGCAAATGGTATAGCTCCTTCTGTTATGAAAGATATACCCATGATGTAGTTTGAAAGACCTGCTTCTCTTTCATCTTTATCATATTTTGATTTAAATATTGTAGTTGCAAGTGCTATTGCAAGAGGTGGAACCATTCCTCCAGTTGAAACTGTTGCAGCTAGTGTTCCAGTACCAAATACATATGCCGCTTTATTTACTGGTCCTCCCATATCTACTGCCATCATACCACCTAATAGTGCTCCTAAAAGTATTCTAGAACTTGCACTCATGCTTTCTAAGAAGTTAGTAATTCCTGTATTAACAACTCCAACAACTGGGTTTAATACAAATGCCATTACTAGTCCTGTTAATAATACTGTGATTACAGGTATAAATAGAATTAAATTAATTCCTTGTAATTGTTTCTTAATATTAGATGTCATTTTTGAATAATATTTAGTAATATATCCAGCAAATAATCCTCCAGCAAGAGCTCCTAAGAATCCTGAACCTCCACTTGAAGCAAGTGCCCCAGCAACAAGCCCAGCAGCAAGTGCTGATTTTTCACCTATACTATATGCTACATATCCTGCAAGTATTGGAACAAATAATCCAAATGCTGCTCCACCTATTTGCATAAATGTTGCTGCAAGTTTTGAAGTTGATCCAAATCCTCCACCAGTATTAGAATTTCCTGCTAAACTATCAAATAGGAAAGCAAGTGCTATTAATATTCCTCCACTTATTACTAGTGGTAACATGTATGAAACACCTGACATTAAGTGATTATACATTCCTTTTTTATCGCTCATATTAGAAGTAGCATTACCTGTTTGTTCAAAGTTTGCTACAGTTCCTTTTCCTGCAATTGTAT
It encodes the following:
- a CDS encoding LacI family DNA-binding transcriptional regulator, whose amino-acid sequence is MKTTIIDVAKRAGVSKTTVSRYLNGKYEFMSLKTREKISESIKELEYVPNGMARSLKNKQSKIIGCTIADIENQFSSNIFKGISEVCQKNGYRVLVTEISNNEEDEIKAIESLISYNIDGLIINTSGSNDEYLINLVSEKKLPLVLADRSIYKANTIDTVTINNYSITYAAMEHLFEQEFDTVAFFSYELSNNIRNLRHKAYLEAMKNIFSIDDKEKYTFIYEEKNGDELKCKLKKYLENNGSRKAIFCMNGKVLLEVLQNIKRLGYDIEKDDIGICSFDDWGWAELVDKDGVTTISQKSYECGVRCAELILERIKNEDKPIEYIELPAKLIVRGSTKNRRRK
- a CDS encoding helix-turn-helix transcriptional regulator codes for the protein MKNLKLKAARALKDLSQQQLADLVNVSRQTINAIEKGDYNPTINLCIAICKVLDKSLDELFWED
- a CDS encoding PTS fructose transporter subunit IIABC, yielding MKLRNLLRENQVVFNLKADNKHDAIIEMSKAFKPDVINDQEKFIEDLFAREELSHTALEEGVATPHAKSRAVSKPALVVATKKEGIDFSEGEEIKSRLFFMIAVPENEGSLHIDILTKLADVMLDSEKIDALVNATSYEEVLDIIEAKEEVMEKVENKKEEYVVAVTACPTGIAHTFMARDALVKAAKELGVNIKVETNGTDGRKNEITKEDLEKASGVILAVNKSVNEERFNGYKVIKVGAKDGINKAKELILDTIAGKGTVANFEQTGNATSNMSDKKGMYNHLMSGVSYMLPLVISGGILIALAFLFDSLAGNSNTGGGFGSTSKLAATFMQIGGAAFGLFVPILAGYVAYSIGEKSALAAGLVAGALASSGGSGFLGALAGGLFAGYITKYYSKMTSNIKKQLQGINLILFIPVITVLLTGLVMAFVLNPVVGVVNTGITNFLESMSASSRILLGALLGGMMAVDMGGPVNKAAYVFGTGTLAATVSTGGMVPPLAIALATTIFKSKYDKDEREAGLSNYIMGISFITEGAIPFAAANPLRVLPGAIVGSALAGALTMLFDIKIPAPHGGILVMFLSSNFFLYLLAILIGSVVGAVILGILKEKK